The Cydia splendana chromosome Z, ilCydSple1.2, whole genome shotgun sequence genome window below encodes:
- the LOC134804999 gene encoding uncharacterized protein LOC134804999 codes for MFLCHTNCKSYEPASLLQIKMVRGLFVIALVLLAAAVVQSQNQWLERRAINALLHLDRADAQAQAAARAYAEATAEATSRAEAYARAIATMAQDRQYRRQTNVRILLASR; via the exons ATCCTACGAGCCTGCATCTTTACTTCAG ATAAAAATGGTTCGAGGACTGTTCGTGATCGCCTTGGTGCTGCTGGCGGCCGCTGTCGTACAA AGTCAGAATCAATG GTTAGAACGCAGAGCAATCAACGCACTCCTGCATTTAGATAGAGCGGACGCACAAGCGCAAGCGGCAGCACGCGCTTACGCGGAAGCAACCGCGGAAGCCACATCACGCGCGGAAGCGTATGCACGGGCGATAGCGACCATGGCCCAGGATCGGCAATACAGGCGTCAAACTAATGTTAGGATTTTGCTTGCATCACGTTGA